The window CTTTTCAACCTTCGCTTTCAATTAGCGACTGGACAACTTGAAAACACAGCTCGCATTCGTGAAGTACGCAAAGCGATTGCTCGCATGAAAACTGTGATTCGTGAAAGAGAAATCGGCGTTAACATTCGATAATTGAGAGGAGGTTCGCCCTGATGAGTGAACGCAATCAACGCAAAGTTTACACTGGACGCGTTGTTTCTGACAAAATGGATAAAACCATTACTGTACTTGTCGAAACATACAAGAAGCATCCTCTTTATGGTAAACGCGTGAAATACTCTAAAAAGTTCAA of the Bacillus sp. 1NLA3E genome contains:
- the rpmC gene encoding 50S ribosomal protein L29, which translates into the protein MKADEIRDLTTAEIEQKVKSLKEELFNLRFQLATGQLENTARIREVRKAIARMKTVIREREIGVNIR
- the rpsQ gene encoding 30S ribosomal protein S17, translated to MSERNQRKVYTGRVVSDKMDKTITVLVETYKKHPLYGKRVKYSKKFKSHDEQNEAKVGDVVRIMETRPLSATKRFRLVEVVEKAVII